One part of the Sciurus carolinensis chromosome 4, mSciCar1.2, whole genome shotgun sequence genome encodes these proteins:
- the LOC124982889 gene encoding keratin, type II cuticular Hb6-like, which translates to MGPQETFEVLCEEMEATTQKHIQGLRHSKEDLNRLNQAIQQLAVEPCELERAKNLAALQEKGTSGGAKGKLAWLEASLQRAKKDIAQQLREYQELMMVKLGLDLEIATYRRLLESEESRLRLGFGAGSVALGSAAASRPGLASGPTCRLVPRVGSGALDASAPSGGGARCGCLGCVGGFSCSGCRGC; encoded by the exons ATGGGTCCCCAGGAGACTTTTGAGGTACTG TGTGAGGAGATGGAGGCGACCACACAGAAGCACATCCAGGGCCTGAGGCACAGCAAGGAGGATCTGAACAGGCTTAACCAGGCCATTCAGCAGCTGGCTGTGGAG CCCTGTGAACTAGAGAGAGCCAAGAACCTGGCAGCCCTGCAGGAGAAGGGCACCTCGGGTGGTGCGAAGGGCAAGCTGGCCTGGCTGGAGGCCTCGCTGCAGCGGGCCAAGAAGGACATTGCGCAGCAGCTGCGCGAGTACCAAGAGCTCATGATGGTCAAGTTGGGCCTGGACTTGGAGATTGCCACCTACCGCAGACTTCTGGAGAGTGAGGAGAGCCG GCTCCGCCTGGGATTTGGGGCAGGGAGTGTGG CCCTGGGTAGCGCCGCAGCCAGCAGGCCGGGTTTGGCCTCTGGCCCTACCTGCCGGCTGGTGCCTCGAGTCGGCTCTGGTGCCCTGGACGCGAGCGCCCCCAGCGGCGGCGGCGCGCGCTGTGGCTGCCTGGGCTGTGTTGGCGGCTTCAGCTGCAGCGGCTGCCGTGGATGCTGA